The Candidatus Thermokryptus mobilis nucleotide sequence AACAACAATTATTGAAAAAACACCAACCACTACGCCAAGCAATGTTAAAAAGGTTCTCAACTTGTTCGCCTTGATTGAATCCCAAACCATATACAAACTCTCAACCAACTCAACCCAGAAAATTCTCAATTTATGATTTCGCATGTTGAATCCTTTTTGTTTTCACTCATACCTTAACGATTCAACGGGATCAACCTTTGAAGCTCTATAAGCTGGGATAAACCCAGCGATAATACCGACGAAGATAGAAATTAAAAGTGAAAGGAAAGCAACCCATAAAGGCAAGGATGTTGGGATTACTTGATCCACAACGAATCCAAGCAAAATCGCAAAGATTAAACCAATGACCCCACCAAAAAGACCTATTAAAATTGCTTCAATCAAAAATTGCATTAAAATCGCCCTACGTGTTGCACCGACCGCCTTTCTTATACCTATTTCTCTCGTTCTTTCCTTTACTGAAACAAACATAATGTTCATGATTCCGATGCCTCCAACTACCAAAGCCAAAATCGTTATCCCCAAACCCACAGCTCCTATGATTCCAACAGTTTGGTTATAAGCGTTTAAAAACAATTCTTGCCTATTAATTGAAAAATCATCTTCCTGCCATGGCTTAAGTTGTCTCAAAGTTCGCATTATTCCCCTAAGTTCTTCAATTGCATCTTCTATCTCGTTCATATCTCTGACTTTAACATTTATTGTCGTTCCAGCACGCCACGGGAAGATTCTAATAAATTGACCAATCGGAATGTAAATCCTATCATCAAGAGATGCTAAGCCGAGAAATTTTCCCTGCTTTTCAAGGACACCAACGACTCTAAAACTTCTCCCCGCAATTTTCAATTCCCTTCCAATTGGGTTTACATTCATGAAAAGCTTTTCAGCGATCTCTGCACCTATAACGCAAACTGGTCTCTCTGCTTTAACTTCAATCTCGCTCATAAATCTTCCCAATTCAACAGACACACCACTTGTATATATGAACTCATCAGTCGTCCCAACTACTACGGTATTTTTTAAGACATTGCCCCCGTATCTTACAGTCGCATCAAATGAAGAGATAGTTGGAGCAACAGCGACAGCATAAGTTGACCTTTCTTTTATATACTTGGCATAACTTATTTGGATTTCTCGCCTGTTCCTGTATTTCCACCAATCTTCACCCGTAAACCAAGGCCACTTCTGGATGTAAAGCACATCTGCTCCTATTGCAGATATACTTGTTTCAAAAGCTCTCCTCAAACCCTCAATTGCCATATTCATCAATGTAACGGAGACAATTCCAATTACAACACCAAGCGTTGTAAGCGAAGAACGAAGCTTATGGGCAAGAATTGATTGAAACGCTGATTTAAAGCTTTCTTTAAGTTGAAGTGTAAATCTCATCTCTCAGAGGATGTTTTTTATCCTTTTCGTTCAATTCTATCAATGACCCTTTCATCACTTTCAATCAATCCATCCCTTATCCTTATAATTCTGTGAGCATGCTTTGCAACATCTGGTTCATGTGTCACGATTATAATGGTATTTCCTTTTTTGTGAAGTTCATCAAACAGAGCAAGGATTTCAGCTCCTGTTTTAGTGTCCAGATTTCCTGTTGGTTCGTCCGCAAGGATAATTGATGGTTTA carries:
- a CDS encoding ABC transporter permease; this encodes MRFTLQLKESFKSAFQSILAHKLRSSLTTLGVVIGIVSVTLMNMAIEGLRRAFETSISAIGADVLYIQKWPWFTGEDWWKYRNRREIQISYAKYIKERSTYAVAVAPTISSFDATVRYGGNVLKNTVVVGTTDEFIYTSGVSVELGRFMSEIEVKAERPVCVIGAEIAEKLFMNVNPIGRELKIAGRSFRVVGVLEKQGKFLGLASLDDRIYIPIGQFIRIFPWRAGTTINVKVRDMNEIEDAIEELRGIMRTLRQLKPWQEDDFSINRQELFLNAYNQTVGIIGAVGLGITILALVVGGIGIMNIMFVSVKERTREIGIRKAVGATRRAILMQFLIEAILIGLFGGVIGLIFAILLGFVVDQVIPTSLPLWVAFLSLLISIFVGIIAGFIPAYRASKVDPVESLRYE